The following proteins are co-located in the Vigna angularis cultivar LongXiaoDou No.4 chromosome 2, ASM1680809v1, whole genome shotgun sequence genome:
- the LOC108327971 gene encoding uncharacterized protein LOC108327971 has translation MNLCYMFFHSPSVPFSVRFCLRRWCPCCTGCCVSLIPTVEYSTPTQGCCYKSKVSSLFYIYHGNQRSNWRQVVHHNNSLSLCYWKCCHSRTTSGFNLLIRVQGSWKSRSESLSHKDIGLVIGDPL, from the exons ATGAACCTATGTTATATGTTTTTCCATTCTCCTTCCGTTCCTTTTTCTGTTCGATTTTGTTTGCGCAGGTGGTGCCCCTGCTGTACTGGTTGTTGTGTCTCCCTCATTCCCACTGTTGAATATTCAACTCCCACCCAGGGTTGCTGTTATAAG AGCAAAGTTTCTAGCCTATTCTACATATACCATGGGAACCAGAGGAGTAATTGGAGACAAGTGGTCCATCACAACAATTCTTTGAGCTTGTGCTATTGGAAGTGCTGTCA TTCCAGAACAACAAGTGGATTCAACCTCTTGATCAGGGTCCAAGGATCTTGGAAATCACGCTCAGAATCACTATCCCACAAAGATATTGGCTTGGTTATTGGCGACCCACTGTAG
- the LOC108328750 gene encoding uncharacterized protein LOC108328750, translating to MEEGGTNVESLVPPSLNSEDGSEREEEEVEKAKEDDVGKEEKDSGGIINNFIAFITPLSPKPSHNDESVAPAAAADDDGEKGGVIRKMVSSFFHHSEGEEGVVVREEEKDEEETMADEKVKRFKTENGGIIHNIASRLPAPVPDDAVPTADEATFLINSLVRD from the exons ATGGAAGAAGGTGGAACAAACGTCGAGAGCTTGGTTCCTCCAAGTCTGAACTCAGAAGATGGATctgaaagagaagaagaagaagttgagaAGGCGAAAGAAGATGATGTTggaaaagaagagaaggatAGTGGTGGTATTATCAACAACTTcattgctttcatcacaccattGAGTCCAAAACCCTCTCACAATGATGAAAGTGTTGCTCCTGCTGCTGCTGCTGATGACGATGGAGAAAAGGGAGGGGTTATCAGAAAAATGGTTTCGAGTTTCTTCCATCATagtgaaggagaagaaggggtGGTGGTAAGAGAAGAGGAGAAGGACGAAGAAGAAACCATGGCTGATGAAAAAGTCAAACGCTTCAAGACAGAAAATGGAGGCATCATTCATAACATTGCTTCTCGTCTACCTGCTCCAGTACCag ATGATGCAGTTCCCACGGCAGATGAGGCCACTTTCTTAATTAACTCTCTTGTTCGTGACTAA
- the LOC108327299 gene encoding pentatricopeptide repeat-containing protein At4g14050, mitochondrial-like — translation MIAGYSKIGHCSGAVMLLEEMQHQGVQPDVFTFVSLLSVSSKNGNLDLGRFVHLYIVTTDVQIDSIVKNALIDMYAKCGHFQCAKCVFDRMLHKNVVSWTCMVNAYANHGLIDNAVQTFNQMPVKNVVSWNSIIWCLVQEGLYTEAMELFHRMCISDVIPDNGMASSSGKRVKTMGNKRKDPERFYSNKFLSHKHEQHFQTV, via the exons ATGATTGCTGGGTATTCTAAAATTGGCCACTGTTCTGGTGCTGTTATGTTGTTAGAGGAAATGCAACACCAGGGAGTACAGCCTGACGTGTTCACCTTTGTTAGCTTGCTTTCTGTTTCCTCAAAGAATGGTAATTTGGATTTGGGAAGATTTGTTCATCTTTATATCGTTACTACTGATGTTCAAATTGATTCAATTGTGAAGAATGCCCTAATAGATATGTATGCCAAGTGCGGGCATTTTCAATGTGCTAAATGTGTTTTTGATAGAATGCTTCATAAAAACGTTGTTTCTTGGACATGTATGGTGAATGCTTATGCCAATCATGGTCTTATTGATAACGCTGTGCAAACTTTTAATCAGATGCCTGTGAAGAATGTGGTTTCTTGGAATTCAATAATCTGGTGCCTTGTTCAAGAAGGGCTTTACACGGAAGCTATGGAACTTTTCCACAGAATGTGTATTTCAGATGTGATTCCTGACAATG ggatggcctcctcatcagGGAAGAGAGTTAAAACCATGGGAAACAAGAGAAAGGATCCAGAACGTTTCTATTCAAACAAATTCCTTTCTCATAAGCATGAGCAACACTTCCAAACAGTTTAA